A window of Macrotis lagotis isolate mMagLag1 chromosome 1, bilby.v1.9.chrom.fasta, whole genome shotgun sequence genomic DNA:
attttctctccagtatgaattctctgatgtatagCAAGAGTGGACCTttttgtgaaagtctttccacattgactaCATTCATAagttttctctccagtgtggattctttgATGAAGGTAAAGACTGGAGCTCTGTCTGAatgtctttccacactgattacattgataaggtttttctccagtgtggattctctgatgttcacTGAGGCTGGATCTAGtcctgaaagtctttccacactgattacattcataaggtttctctccagtgtggattctcagATGGTTAGCCAGAGTGGACCTttttgtgaaagtctttccacattgaatacattcataaattttctctccGCTGTGGATTCTTTGATGAAGATAAAGACTGGAGCTctgtctgaaagtctttccacactgatcacatttataaggtttttctccggtgtggattctctgatgttcacTAAGACTGGATCTCgttctgaaagtctttccacactgagtacattcataaggtttctccccagtgtgaattctctcATGGATAGCAAGACTGGACCTATttgtgaaagcctttccacattgattgcattcataaggttttccTGCAGTGTGGATTTTATGTTGGCCAATGAGCTTTGAGTTCTGGCTGAAGGTTTTCCTATCTTCATTAAATATATAAACCATTTTTCCTGTATAACTTTTCTGATGTCTAATGAGGTCTGAATTTAAGCTGAAGGCTACTCCCTGTTGACTGTCTTGAAATATCTGCATTTCAGGAAGCTTCTCAGAAGATTGCAAAAGCCCAATATTTTCAGTAAAACATTCCCTATCTTCACTATACTGAAAACACTCATTTCCTGAGGTCATTTTTTTACACTGAAATAGGATTGAATATTGTCTGAaatcttttctatctttctcaaATTCACAGTCATTATTTAGATTCTTCTCTATCTTGATATCTAAGTCACAGATTTCTCTCAAATTAAAGTCATAGGGCCCATCACTGAAGAATCTTTGCTGGCAAGACTCTTCCACAGTAATGTTTAGCTTTGCAGTGGTGTCATTTACTTCAGATCTTGTCTCTGCATCTaaaggaaacaaatatatttatagaaacaCAAGCATATAAATCAATCTTCTCCCTTCCATTAGGAGAAAGTAAGCTGAATTATATTCAATCTCCCCCCCCAATCAAAAAGAAGAGATTTCAAACTCAATAGGCAGAATTAATCAACTGAAAATGCCATTAGCTCATATCTATAGGATAATGTAATTTATGAATTTGACAAACATTAGATCCTTTCAATAAACTGTAACATACACAGGGTGAGATTTTTATCACACCTTTTAATTCAAGTCATGAGCTCAGAATAGTCAAGTAACATGATTGACATTCCTGTGGGTAAGACTAGAACTCAAACTCTAGGACTGACCATATTCAATCCTCAGGATGCATGGTCTTACTCCATTTCACTTGCGTTCCTTCACTGAAATGCTTTTtgctgattatttttattttgttgtactCAGGAAAGCTTTCTGCTCTTTGGTATTGAGCAGCTTTGATGCATAATCACTTTGTCATCCTTTGTATATCTcatatattaagttaaaaaatagatttacatttttacagtatattttCAGTGTTTATATCCTTTGCTTATAGTCTATTCAGATTCATAGAAATTATGCCATTTGCTGCAATGCACCAAAAAGTGATATTATCTCAATATCTACCATATCTTTGAGCATAAATTAATATCCCTGGTGATTCTTTTTAAACTAATGATTCATGAACACATTGAGGGTTCATGATTACCTTAGGCAGTAAATAATTGCCCACTTTTAtaacaaactttttttctctGGGAAAATAAGCATTTGCAGTTCCAAAACATAAAAGATTTCTTTATGCAGTGATTTCAAATTGTCA
This region includes:
- the LOC141509780 gene encoding uncharacterized protein LOC141509780, which gives rise to MAPGPPVPLWQESLTFRDVTVDFTPEEWRLLDHFQKELYKEVMLENSQNLLSLGIPVLREDSVSHFEEREPSWILNQIGLRNSCPDAETRSEVNDTTAKLNITVEESCQQRFFSDGPYDFNLREICDLDIKIEKNLNNDCEFEKDRKDFRQYSILFQCKKMTSGNECFQYSEDRECFTENIGLLQSSEKLPEMQIFQDSQQGVAFSLNSDLIRHQKSYTGKMVYIFNEDRKTFSQNSKLIGQHKIHTAGKPYECNQCGKAFTNRSSLAIHERIHTGEKPYECTQCGKTFRTRSSLSEHQRIHTGEKPYKCDQCGKTFRQSSSLYLHQRIHSGEKIYECIQCGKTFTKRSTLANHLRIHTGEKPYECNQCGKTFRTRSSLSEHQRIHTGEKPYQCNQCGKTFRQSSSLYLHQRIHTGEKTYECSQCGKTFTKRSTLAIHQRIHTGEKIYDCNQCGKAFPDRANLANHVRIHTGEKPYECNQCGKAFTQNSNLVNHLRIHTGEKPYECNQCGKAFTQNSSLAVHLRIHTGEKPYECNQCGKTFRQNSSLAVHQRSHTGEKPYECSQCVKTFRQKASLVQHQKIHISEKL